A single genomic interval of Gloeocapsa sp. PCC 73106 harbors:
- a CDS encoding 3'-5' exonuclease, with protein MSFSPKIKLKQDFLIIDTEGKPELSQIAIVNRDGRVIYEAYCQPNSKELSEIVNDLTELLFNKLLVFHYAEHDIQVLYNSFKRVGKSLPKLQTTCTCQLARQNFSGLISYSLQYLSQYFDLRVKGRVFNPNLAHSAKYDAQFTYQLYQKLMKAKLQDSPNPFSSNRVDTPFQNHPDLREIYQSEFLTLKSILLDIKKDHNHQTKGVIVIGQPGSGKTHLMMRLTQEILVNNRLLFIRQPNNAESVLFHIYTRILESLVEPVGDSDYSQIEYFLAKTFLSFLRSEKQRLSKSMLGLLEKLESNHFALFEFLGQDNTKTKREKWRLIEKLLCDWWTNQYAGSGYSLNIIRGIVKYCSYTDKNYKLLVTSWLAAKELPETDLARLGLEQWSEDLSREAFALEAIAVFGKLSLLDEPLIIIFDQLESLSMEHNRSILLSFGEAIKEIFTHVPNSLIIFNLFPDRWEYFQDFFDPSVIDRISQYVIKLNHPSEKQLQRILALKLNNLDISLEDIFTQDDLQDILNQSSIRATINRAAAYYRYKVNGVELPPVYQTQTEFKPVKNTEQRLRYLEEELKQIKLYFKQLEDTQSFSLVTTNLSPVESADPLEQVLLNYLETEKNFLEKDYNLPKIIDDSDDIGKLREIATAFLKVQSAQIEVLSMKKLALPEHLVISKRNIANVLAFLHRDSSSFTARIKNFNQLVVNHPHLQFILMRDARQSALTGKVAREEIDKLNNATNGQFVLLEKEQRIELELIYKMITDINNLDLEIELEQAMNIWIKYYGNSWLTQKLSF; from the coding sequence CTTACTGTCAACCAAATTCAAAAGAACTCTCAGAAATTGTCAATGACTTAACTGAATTATTATTTAATAAACTATTAGTATTTCACTATGCTGAACACGATATACAAGTCCTATATAATAGTTTTAAGCGAGTCGGTAAATCTTTACCCAAATTACAAACGACTTGTACTTGTCAATTAGCGCGCCAAAATTTCTCCGGACTTATAAGCTATTCTTTACAATATCTTAGTCAGTATTTTGATTTACGAGTCAAGGGCAGAGTTTTTAACCCCAATCTAGCACACTCAGCTAAATATGATGCTCAGTTTACCTATCAACTATATCAAAAACTTATGAAAGCTAAATTGCAGGATTCTCCCAATCCTTTTAGTAGTAATCGTGTTGATACTCCATTTCAAAATCATCCAGATTTGAGGGAGATTTATCAAAGTGAATTTCTCACACTTAAATCTATCTTACTAGATATCAAAAAAGACCACAATCACCAGACCAAAGGAGTAATAGTTATCGGTCAACCTGGTTCGGGTAAAACTCATTTAATGATGCGTTTAACTCAAGAAATTTTAGTCAATAATCGCTTATTGTTTATTCGCCAACCCAATAACGCTGAATCGGTTCTATTTCATATTTATACACGTATACTAGAGTCTTTAGTTGAACCGGTAGGTGATAGCGATTACTCTCAAATAGAGTATTTTTTGGCTAAGACTTTTTTGAGTTTTCTGCGATCAGAAAAGCAACGCTTAAGTAAGTCAATGCTGGGATTATTAGAAAAACTTGAGTCCAATCATTTTGCTCTTTTTGAGTTTTTAGGACAAGATAATACCAAAACTAAAAGAGAGAAATGGCGCCTAATCGAAAAGTTACTCTGTGATTGGTGGACTAATCAATACGCTGGAAGTGGCTATTCTCTTAATATTATTCGAGGAATTGTTAAATATTGTAGTTATACAGATAAAAACTATAAATTATTAGTTACAAGTTGGTTAGCTGCTAAGGAATTACCAGAAACTGATTTAGCGCGCTTAGGATTAGAACAATGGTCAGAAGATTTAAGTCGCGAGGCTTTTGCATTAGAAGCTATTGCTGTATTTGGGAAGCTTTCTTTACTCGATGAACCCCTAATTATTATTTTTGATCAACTTGAATCTTTGAGTATGGAGCATAATCGCTCAATTTTACTCAGTTTTGGGGAAGCGATCAAAGAAATTTTTACTCACGTTCCCAATAGTTTAATAATTTTCAATCTATTTCCCGACAGATGGGAATACTTTCAAGATTTTTTTGACCCTTCTGTGATTGATAGAATTTCTCAGTACGTTATCAAATTAAATCATCCCAGTGAGAAACAACTCCAGAGAATTTTAGCACTCAAGTTAAATAATCTGGACATATCTTTAGAGGATATTTTTACTCAAGATGACTTACAAGATATTTTAAACCAAAGTTCAATTAGAGCAACTATTAATCGCGCTGCAGCTTATTATCGTTATAAAGTTAACGGTGTAGAGTTACCCCCAGTTTATCAAACTCAGACAGAATTTAAACCAGTTAAAAATACAGAACAAAGGTTGAGATATCTGGAGGAAGAATTAAAACAGATAAAATTGTACTTTAAGCAATTAGAAGATACTCAATCTTTCTCTCTTGTAACAACTAATCTCTCTCCAGTAGAAAGCGCTGATCCTCTCGAACAGGTATTATTAAACTATTTAGAGACCGAGAAAAATTTCCTAGAAAAAGACTATAATCTGCCTAAAATTATAGATGACAGCGACGATATCGGTAAACTAAGAGAAATAGCAACAGCTTTTTTAAAGGTTCAATCAGCTCAAATAGAAGTTTTAAGTATGAAGAAACTGGCTCTTCCCGAGCATTTAGTCATAAGTAAAAGAAACATAGCTAATGTTTTGGCGTTTTTACACAGAGATAGTAGCAGTTTTACCGCGCGGATTAAAAATTTTAATCAATTGGTAGTTAATCATCCTCATTTACAATTTATTCTGATGCGAGATGCTCGTCAATCTGCTTTAACTGGTAAAGTAGCTCGGGAGGAAATTGATAAACTAAATAACGCGACTAACGGTCAATTTGTCCTTCTCGAAAAAGAGCAAAGAATCGAGCTAGAGCTAATCTATAAAATGATTACTGATATTAATAATTTAGATTTAGAAATTGAGTTGGAACAAGCTATGAATATCTGGATAAAATACTATGGCAATTCTTGGTTAACACAAAAACTTTCTTTTTAA